The genomic interval GCGTCGGCCGCGACCAGCATGCGCGGACTCCTGGACCAGCTGTTCGACGAGATCGCCGGCAACCGCACCGGCTCCGCGTTCGCAATCCGGCAATACGCCCAGCTCCTCGTACTCTCAGCCCTCCGCGCCTACCTCGACCAGGCCGAGGTACCGCCCGGATGGCTCCGGGTGCTGACCGACGAACGGCTGCGCCCTGCCCTCGAACTCATGCACTCCGAGCCCGGAAAGCCATGGGGCCTGGAGGACCTGGCGCGCGCCGCCGCGATGTCACGCTCCTCGTTCGCCCGGCATTTCCGGACGGTGGCCGGCGTCCCGCCGCTGACCTACCTCAGCCGCTACCGGATGCTCCTGGCCCAGCGGGCTCTGCGCGGCGCCGACGTACGCGTCGGTTCCCTCGCGGTCGACCTGGGCTACGCCTCTGAGGCCGCATTCAGCACCGCATTCAAACGAGAGACCGGAGAATCGCCCCTGCGCTACCGGCACCGCGCACGCAACGAGCGCGCCATCCCCCACGGCGCGGCCGTCTAATGAATCACTCGGCGCACGGGTCACCATGCGCCGCTCGGCGGAGCGATCTCTCGCTCCGACATTGACAGCTAGTTGATGCTCCCGGCGCACCCGAAGCGGTCGTCTCAGGCCGCGGAACGCTCGGCGATCGGCCGGCGGCGCAGGTTCACGTTCGAGACGGCCGGCGGTGTGTAGGCCGCCTGGTTGGGGCCGGCGTCGGTACCGGGCGGGGCAATCTCGTCGATCCGGTCCAGGATCTCGTCGTCCAGGGTGACGTCGGCACCGGCGAGCAGGTCGTCGAGCTGTTCCATGGTTCGTGGGCCGAGGATCGCCGAGGTCACGCCCGGGTGGGCGATCGCGAACGCCATCGCGAGGTGGGCCATCGGCAGGCCGGCCTTCTCGGTGAGCGGAACGAGTTGTTCGACCACCTCGAGCTTCCGCGCGTCGCTGAAGTACTGCGGCGTATGGCCGGCCCGGTGGGTGTCGGTCTGCTTGCCCTTGCGGTGTCGGCCGGTGAGCAGCCCCTGGCCAAGCGGGCTCCACACCAAGGTGCCCATCCCGTAGCGCTGAGCGATCGGCAGGACCTCGCGTTCGATGCTCCGGTTGACGATGGAGTACGGCGGCTGCTCGGCGTGGAAGCGCTCCAGGCCGCGCCGCTCCGCGACCCACTGCGCCTCGACGATCTCCGAGGCCGGAAAGGTCGACGTGCCGATCGCGCGCACCTTGCCGCTGCGGATCAGGTCAGACAGCGCCGACAACGTCTCTTCGATGTCGACCGTCGGGTCAGGGCGGTGGATCTGGTAGAGGTCGAGGTAGTCGGTCTGCAGGCGGCGCAGGGAGTTCTCGACCGCGGTCATGATCCAGCGCCGTGAGTTGCCCCGGTGATTCGGGTCCTCGCCCATCGGGTAGTGCACCTTGCTGGCGAGCACGACGCCGTCGCGGCGGCCCTTGAGCGCCTTGCCGACGATCTCCTCGGACTCGCCCTGGGAGTACACGTCGGCGGTGTCGACGAAGTTGATTCCCGCGTCCAGCGCCCGGTGGATGATCCGGATCGAGTCGTCGTGGTCGGGGTTTCCCAGGGCACCGAACATCATGGTGCCGAGGGCATAGGGGCTGACCTGGATTCCGGTCCGGCCCAGTGAGCGGTATCTCATGGTTCTGTCTCCCGTGAAGGCGTGTGTTGAGTGGCCGGCGCTGGCGAACGGCGCGGCGGGAAAGAACCTGACGCGCAGAGGCCGGGAACCCGACCAGAAGACGCGACCGATGTCTTGAGGCCCGGACTATCCGGACCGCGCTGAGGACGCCGTCCGCAGCTCCTCGTCGTCGAACACGATCTCGACCAGCGGGCTACGCGCGAACCAGTCGTCGAACTCCTGGCGCCGGGCGACCCGCGCGGCGATCTCGGGCCGGTTCTGGAGGTCGAGGATCGCGCTGATCACTCGCCGTCGGGTCGGCTCGCCGACAGGCACCGCGGTCGCGGGCAGGTCGGCGTTGACCCCGTGCTTGAGATGCACCATGAACCGCGGGTTGGCGCGCACGTTCGCGTACCAACTGCGGGGTCCGGGCATGCCGCTGAGGTACCAGCGACCGTCGACGCGGTGAAACCAGATCTCGATGCGGCGCGGGATGCCGGTGCGGGCGCCCAGCGTGGTGATGTCGATGGTGCGCTCAGCCGGGGAGGAGTCCGGTCCGATGGCGAGGGCTCGCGCGACGGCGTCATCCACGGTCACGGTCTCATCGGCCGTTCGTCGTCGAGGGGCACCTCGCCCCGTCGTTTTCGGTCCGGCCCAGGGTGTGGTGATTCATGCTTCTCGCTTCTCCCCTGGAGAGGGCTGAGTGTCTGCCGACCTTCATCCCTTGCCTCCTGTTCTGCCAGCACTGGTCCGGAATCCTGTGTCTGTTCCGGTAGTGATTCCAGCAAAACAAAGCCGCAAACTCCGTGCTAGCAGAATCGTCTCGGATAGTTGCACGATCCTCTTCGCGCCGGCGATTTCACGGCAACGCCGGCGCACCGGCGGCGGGGCCGGCTCCGCCGCGAATGCGTGCCGCGTCGATGCTGGGCGGAACACCGAACAGGCGCCGATACTCGCGGCTGAACTGGGACGGATTGTCGTATCCGACGCGACTGCCCACGCCGGTGATGTCGTGGGGGTTGTTCGCCAGCAGCAATCTCGCCGACTGCAGGCGGATGTGTTTTTGGTACTGGATCGGGCTCATCGCCGTCACCGCGTGGAAGTTCCGGTGGAAGGCGGAGACACTCATCCCCGAGAGGTGGGCCAGTTCCTCGACACGGAACGGCCGGGCGTAGTTCTCCCGGATCCACCGCACCGCCCGTGTGATGTGGCTGAGGCTGCTGTCCACGAGGCCGATCTGACGGACGAGGTCACCCTGTTCCCCGGTCATCAACCGCCAGAGGATCTCGCGCTTGAACAGCGGGACGAGCGCCTTCCGGTCCCGGGGCTGGTCGAGCAGGCGCAGCAGCCGCACGACGGCGTCGAGCAACTCGTCCGGGGCGTCACTGACCGCGATTCCCGGCCGTGCGGTACCGGGGGAACCCGGCAGATCCCCCGGCCCGACCTCCAGCAGCAGTTCCGCGACGGCGGCAGGTTCCAGGGTCATCCCGAAACCGAGTGCGGGGTGACCCGGGCCCGCGTCGACAACGTGCCCCGTCACCGGGAGATCGACCGAGGCGACGAGGTACTGACCGACGCCGTACTCGTACATTCGGTCCGCCAGCGCGAGGCGCTTGCCGCCCTGGGCGATGATCGCCAGAACGGTGCCCGACATCGAAGTCACCGGAGAAGCGCCGGGGTCGATCTTGCAGATCCGGACGCCGTCGATCGCAGTGGTCAGATCGGGACGTACATGCCGTTCCAGCAGGTCGCGCAGCTCGTGCAGGGACATCTCACGAGTGGAACACAGAACTCGCGGCGATCGACCGGCAGGGAGGGGCTCGTGACGCAACGCTACGCTACGGCCCTGCGGCCGATCCGCGACTTTACGATGATTTTCGTTTCTGGGGCCGTCTCGCGTGGGGTTACGGTATCGATCACCCTCGGAGGATCTTCGGTTGGGAGAGGTCCTGGTGCGGGTGCTCGTGTGTCCGTGGCGGCAGCGGTAGCCGGGTCGGCCGTGGACCCGGTGAGAGTCCATGATCCGGCCGCAGACGGCGCAGCAGACGAGACCAGCCAGGAGGTAACGGCGAGGAGCGCCATCAGTGGGGGTAGGCGGCGCCCCCCGGTGCGAGACCGCTTTCAGTGCCGACTATTCGTTGATCTTGTCCAACGGACTGAGATTCGCTTGATCTCACCCTCTCGCTTGCCACCTGGTGCAAGCTACCTGGAGGGAAGCACGGGCGCAGTGGCCGGGAGGTGTCGCGGTAACAAAGTGGACTGGACTCGCGCTGCGGATCCGGCGTAGCATCCTGCTCCAGAGAGATCGTCAAGCGATCGCCGCTGGTGGATGTAGACAGCGGATCGGGGGACCAATGATCTATGCGCTGCCACCGCAACGTTACTCTTCCTGCGCTGCCATAGCGCCGCATCCCTGGGTTCCTACCCTGGTTCCCGAGGAGCGCTACCGAACAATCCGGCAAGACTAGCGCCGATCTTCACGAGCCTATTGGCCTGATGTCGGCCGGTGTGCGTCGACCTTGGACCGACCTTCTGGCCGCAGTGGCCTGGACTTGCCTCCTCACCTCCAGAATGGTCGGACGGCGACGCCAGCAAGACCGCTGGCGGCGTGTCCAAGGCCGGAGCCGCGTCGGTGCCGTCGCTCGTAGGGCGAGGCGGCCGGCCGAGTCGCATCAATAGCACCTCCGGCCGTCTTCTGCGACCAAGCCGCCACCACTGCGCCGGAAACGAGGAACGCCCTCGCGCTGCCGGTTCACCGAGTCGAGCCGCGGCGTCCTGTGCTGGCTCAGCCTGGGAGCGGGCGGAACCAGCGGGTGGGAGAGACGACCGCCTACCTCCCTCCGCACGGCGGATACGTGCTGGCCGATCTCGATCCCCGGTGCGCCACTGCCTAGAGCAGTTTTGCCGACCACTGGAGCAGCAGGTCCGCTGAACGGCCCGCTCCACCCGAGGCACCAGATGAGAGGGGTTTCGCGAACCGTGGTGACAGTGGATATCTCCGGTCGCTGCCAGTCATACACCGAGAGCCAGGAGGCTCGCGCAGCCAAGCCCTACCCGTACTCCATTCCCTTCGAGGGGCACGTCGCGGACGGGCTCGCGGCTGCTCGACGGCAATACGCCACTACACGACGAGCGGGAGCACAAGCTGGCGCGGGCGAGTTCGTCCCGGTGCCCAAGGTGAGTCCGGCGCGGCTGCGGGCGGCC from Plantactinospora sp. BC1 carries:
- a CDS encoding AraC family transcriptional regulator, with translation MRNDQLSEVFDLVEIRGVVAGGFAARGPWVARSPCVDSLKLIAMVSGHGRLLTDGIDEPIELAPGDVAILTNRSWLQQEGGTGTGPRRQIGPEENFTGLTEADRSTDDIVIGTAVDINPAGRELLLRTMPPVGHVRASAATSMRGLLDQLFDEIAGNRTGSAFAIRQYAQLLVLSALRAYLDQAEVPPGWLRVLTDERLRPALELMHSEPGKPWGLEDLARAAAMSRSSFARHFRTVAGVPPLTYLSRYRMLLAQRALRGADVRVGSLAVDLGYASEAAFSTAFKRETGESPLRYRHRARNERAIPHGAAV
- a CDS encoding nitroreductase/quinone reductase family protein, encoding MTVDDAVARALAIGPDSSPAERTIDITTLGARTGIPRRIEIWFHRVDGRWYLSGMPGPRSWYANVRANPRFMVHLKHGVNADLPATAVPVGEPTRRRVISAILDLQNRPEIAARVARRQEFDDWFARSPLVEIVFDDEELRTASSARSG
- a CDS encoding AraC family transcriptional regulator yields the protein MSLHELRDLLERHVRPDLTTAIDGVRICKIDPGASPVTSMSGTVLAIIAQGGKRLALADRMYEYGVGQYLVASVDLPVTGHVVDAGPGHPALGFGMTLEPAAVAELLLEVGPGDLPGSPGTARPGIAVSDAPDELLDAVVRLLRLLDQPRDRKALVPLFKREILWRLMTGEQGDLVRQIGLVDSSLSHITRAVRWIRENYARPFRVEELAHLSGMSVSAFHRNFHAVTAMSPIQYQKHIRLQSARLLLANNPHDITGVGSRVGYDNPSQFSREYRRLFGVPPSIDAARIRGGAGPAAGAPALP
- a CDS encoding aldo/keto reductase codes for the protein MRYRSLGRTGIQVSPYALGTMMFGALGNPDHDDSIRIIHRALDAGINFVDTADVYSQGESEEIVGKALKGRRDGVVLASKVHYPMGEDPNHRGNSRRWIMTAVENSLRRLQTDYLDLYQIHRPDPTVDIEETLSALSDLIRSGKVRAIGTSTFPASEIVEAQWVAERRGLERFHAEQPPYSIVNRSIEREVLPIAQRYGMGTLVWSPLGQGLLTGRHRKGKQTDTHRAGHTPQYFSDARKLEVVEQLVPLTEKAGLPMAHLAMAFAIAHPGVTSAILGPRTMEQLDDLLAGADVTLDDEILDRIDEIAPPGTDAGPNQAAYTPPAVSNVNLRRRPIAERSAA